AATGGTCACTGTCTGACCATCAGCCAGATCGCCGCGCAGGATCATGTCGGCCAGCGGGTCCTGCACATAGCGCTGCACCGCGCGTTTCAGAGGTCGGGCGCCATAGACCGGATCATAACCAACACGTGCCAGCCATTTGCGCGCGCTTTCTTCCAGCTTGATGACGATTTTGCGGTCTTTCAGCAGCTTCTGCACTCGTGCGACCTGCAGGTCGACAATCGGCGCCATATGCTCCTCGCTCAGCCGGTGGAACAGGATAATCTCGTCGAGACGGTTGAGGAATTCGGGGCGGAAATGGCCACGCACGACTTCCATTACCTGTGGTTCGACATCATCGACTGTCTGGTCATCGGTCATTGCGGCAAGATGCTGCGCGCCGAGATTCGAGGTCAGGATGATCAGCGTGTTGGAGAAATCGACCTTGCGGCCCTGCCCATCGGTCAAATGACCATCATCGAGCACCTGGAGCAGGACATTGAAGACATCATTATGTGCCTTTTCCACCTCGTCGAACAGCACCACCTGATAGGGGCGGCGGCGTACGGCTTCGGTGAGCACCCCGCCTTCATCATAGCCGACATAGCCCGGAGGCGCGCCGATCAACCGGCTGACCGAATGCTTTTCCATGAATTCGGACATGTCGATGCGCACCATGGCCTGGTCATCATCGAACAGGAACCCGGCGAGTGCTTTGGTCAGCTCGGTCTTACCGACGCCGGTGGGGCCGAGGAACAGGAATGAGCCAAGCGGGCGATTGGGGTCCTGCAGTCCGGCGCGCGAGCGGCGCACCGCCTTGGCAACGGCGCTGACCGCATCGCTCTGGCCGATCACCCGCTTGCCGAGATGCTCCTCCATTTTGAGCAGCTTGTCGCGCTCGCCTTCCATCATCTTGTCGACCGGGATGCCGGTCCAGCGTGACACCACCGAGGCGATATCCTCATTGGTGACTTCCTCGCGCAGCAATGCGCCCTCTGTGGCTTCGGCGGCTTCGTCAAGCTTGCGCTCAAGCTCGGGAATGGTGCCGTAGCTCAGCTCCCCCGCCTTGGCGAGATCGCCGGCGCGTTGCGCCTGCTCCAGCTCGATCCGGGCAGCATCAAGCTGTTCCTTCAATATCGCTTCAGCCTGAATCTTGTCGCGCTCATTCTGCCAGCGGGTGGTAAGCTCGCTCGACTGCTGCTCGATCTCGGCGAGTTCCTTCTCCAGATTGGCGAGCCGGTCGCGCGAGGCGCCATCACTCTCCTTGGACAAGGCTTCGCGTTCGATCTTGAGCTGGATGATGCGGCGGTCAAGTACCTCGATTTCCTCGGGCTTGGACTCAACCTCCATGCGAATGCGGCTCGCGGCTTCGTCCATCAGGTCGATGGCTTTGTCTGGCAGAAAGCGATCAGAAATATAGCGGTGCGACAGGGTCGCAGCGGCGACAATCGCGCCATCGGTGATCCGTACCCCATGGTGCAGTTCATATTTCTCTTTCAGGCCGCGCAGGATCGAGATGGTATCGGGCACATCGGGCTCATCGACGAACACCGGCTGGAACCGGCGTTGCAGCGCCGCATCCTTCTCGACATGCTTCTGATATTCATCAAGCGTCGTCGCGCCGATGCAATGCAGCTCACCGCGCGCCAAAGCCGGTTTGAGCAGGTTCGACGCATCCATCGCACCTTCAGAAGCGCCCGCGCCGATCAGCGTGTGCATCTCGTCAATGAAGAGGATCATCTCGCCCTCTGCCCCGCGCACCTCGTCAAGCACCGATTTGAGCCGTTCCTCAAACTCGCCACGATATTTGGCGCCCGCGATCAGCGAACCCATATCGAGTGACATCAGGCTGCGGTCCTTCAGGCTTTCGGGCACATCGCCATTGGCAATGCGCAGCGCCAGGCCTTCGGCGATGGCGGTCTTGCCGACGCCCGGCTCGCCAATCAGCACCGGATTATTCTTGGTGCGGCGGGCGAGAATCTGCACTGTGCGGCGGATTTCCTCATCGCGGCCGATGACCGGGTCCAGCTTGCCCTCGCGTGCCGCCTCGGTCAGGTCGCGGGCATATTTCTGCATCGCCTCATAGCTGTCTTCCGCGCCCGCTGTCTGCGCCGTGCGACCGCCCCGCAGATCGTTGATCGCTTTGTTGAGATTATCCGGCGTAACCCCGGCCTTGTGCAGCACCGTGGCAACATTCTGGCCTTTGACCAAAGCCGCGGCGAGCAGCAGCCGCTCGACGGTGACAAAGCTGTCGCCTGCTTTTTCCGAAATCTGCTCGGCCTGATCGAGCAGGCGCACGGCATCATTGTCCAGCCCCGGCGTCTGTTGCGCCCCGCCGCCGGATACCTGCGGCACCTTTGCGA
Above is a genomic segment from Pseudomonadota bacterium containing:
- the clpB gene encoding ATP-dependent chaperone ClpB, whose amino-acid sequence is MNIDKFTDRAKGFLQSAQTVAIRMNHQRISSAHILKALLEDSEGMAAGLIARAGGNAGVAQEEIDALLAKVPQVSGGGAQQTPGLDNDAVRLLDQAEQISEKAGDSFVTVERLLLAAALVKGQNVATVLHKAGVTPDNLNKAINDLRGGRTAQTAGAEDSYEAMQKYARDLTEAAREGKLDPVIGRDEEIRRTVQILARRTKNNPVLIGEPGVGKTAIAEGLALRIANGDVPESLKDRSLMSLDMGSLIAGAKYRGEFEERLKSVLDEVRGAEGEMILFIDEMHTLIGAGASEGAMDASNLLKPALARGELHCIGATTLDEYQKHVEKDAALQRRFQPVFVDEPDVPDTISILRGLKEKYELHHGVRITDGAIVAAATLSHRYISDRFLPDKAIDLMDEAASRIRMEVESKPEEIEVLDRRIIQLKIEREALSKESDGASRDRLANLEKELAEIEQQSSELTTRWQNERDKIQAEAILKEQLDAARIELEQAQRAGDLAKAGELSYGTIPELERKLDEAAEATEGALLREEVTNEDIASVVSRWTGIPVDKMMEGERDKLLKMEEHLGKRVIGQSDAVSAVAKAVRRSRAGLQDPNRPLGSFLFLGPTGVGKTELTKALAGFLFDDDQAMVRIDMSEFMEKHSVSRLIGAPPGYVGYDEGGVLTEAVRRRPYQVVLFDEVEKAHNDVFNVLLQVLDDGHLTDGQGRKVDFSNTLIILTSNLGAQHLAAMTDDQTVDDVEPQVMEVVRGHFRPEFLNRLDEIILFHRLSEEHMAPIVDLQVARVQKLLKDRKIVIKLEESARKWLARVGYDPVYGARPLKRAVQRYVQDPLADMILRGDLADGQTVTIADGDGALSMAVTEAA